In Dyadobacter subterraneus, a single genomic region encodes these proteins:
- a CDS encoding sensor histidine kinase: MIAETPKNKPRFRLHPAALLNSERLRRSLVETYEKKGNLKYAIGVVLLFLSIASLVYTNDLVDKLEEREEREVRLFGEGLRYIINSPDDENFNVVMGFIQDALNFYQIPAIYVDENNFPSVFKNIPFSKNASLREKERIVEAHLAKMKKEHPPVPVQIGEGKVGYIYYSNSFLLTQLRYYPFIQLSVMLLIGYLAYLAFSAARKAEQNRVWVGLAKETAHQLGTPLSSLMAWVEYFRSDPNIDSSIADEIEKDVVRLEMITTRFSNIGSVPTLKQESVSFIVTSFITYLQKRVSSKVHFYIHDQLAEGQTALLNKNLFEWVVENICKNAVDAMAGIGEIHVTLQAPPSSKEILIDITDTGKGMTKANANKIFNPGFSTKKRGWGLGLTLAKRIIEDYHGGKLFVKSSEVGKGTTFRILIPAKVMEEVVEQDQDIES; this comes from the coding sequence ATGATTGCAGAAACACCTAAAAACAAACCACGTTTCCGATTACACCCGGCTGCGCTCTTAAACAGCGAGAGACTCCGTCGTTCTCTGGTTGAAACTTATGAGAAAAAAGGCAACCTGAAATATGCAATTGGGGTAGTTTTACTCTTTTTGAGTATTGCTTCTCTTGTTTATACCAATGATCTGGTCGACAAACTTGAAGAGCGCGAAGAACGTGAGGTGAGGTTGTTTGGTGAAGGTCTGCGGTATATAATCAACAGCCCGGATGATGAAAATTTCAATGTGGTGATGGGTTTCATTCAGGATGCACTCAACTTTTATCAGATCCCTGCGATTTATGTAGACGAAAATAATTTCCCCAGTGTTTTCAAGAATATTCCTTTTTCAAAAAATGCCTCGCTTCGGGAAAAAGAACGAATTGTGGAAGCCCATTTGGCTAAAATGAAAAAAGAGCACCCGCCGGTTCCCGTCCAGATTGGCGAAGGAAAAGTTGGCTACATTTATTATAGTAACTCTTTTTTGTTAACACAGCTTCGGTACTATCCTTTTATCCAGCTTTCGGTTATGCTGCTGATTGGCTATCTGGCTTATCTGGCATTTAGTGCAGCCAGGAAAGCGGAGCAAAATCGTGTCTGGGTTGGTTTGGCTAAGGAAACTGCGCATCAGTTGGGTACACCATTATCTTCACTCATGGCATGGGTAGAATATTTTCGCAGTGATCCTAACATTGATTCTTCCATTGCAGACGAAATTGAAAAAGATGTGGTGCGTCTGGAAATGATTACGACCCGCTTTTCCAACATAGGTTCTGTTCCTACTTTAAAACAGGAATCGGTTTCCTTCATCGTAACCAGTTTTATTACTTATCTTCAAAAACGTGTTTCTTCAAAAGTTCATTTTTATATCCATGATCAGCTCGCGGAAGGACAAACTGCACTATTGAATAAAAACCTTTTTGAATGGGTTGTTGAAAATATTTGTAAAAACGCTGTGGATGCAATGGCCGGTATCGGAGAAATCCACGTTACGCTGCAAGCTCCGCCGTCAAGCAAAGAAATACTTATTGATATTACCGATACCGGTAAAGGAATGACCAAAGCGAACGCCAACAAAATTTTCAATCCTGGTTTCAGTACAAAAAAACGTGGCTGGGGGTTAGGTTTAACACTGGCCAAGCGTATCATTGAAGATTATCATGGGGGGAAATTATTCGTAAAAAGCTCAGAAGTTGGCAAAGGAACCACTTTTAGAATTTTAATCCCCGCCAAAGTTATGGAAGAAGTCGTGGAGCAGGATCAGGATATTGAATCCTGA
- a CDS encoding BamA/TamA family outer membrane protein, with translation MQGNSTKIYNSLISFFLTVLFVGTSYAQKSASGDSIKIAIAPEYNAVGKSHRFFLGENYRKLWAMPVPMRILDFSKEHGGLTILKLGGGMQTRSLRLKDSSGKEWVLRTIQKYPERGLAENLKPTIARDIVQDQVSTGHPFGALVAPSLAEALGLLHSNPEIVYVGNDPGLGEYQKDFANAAYLFEERNPFETEKTDATDKAQRKVQNDNDTNFDEKLTLRARLLDMVIGDWDRHEDNWRWLPEKSKGETIYRPIPRDRDKVFYKTSGLLPWFLSHQWLKSNLQPYSENIRDVKGYNFNARYLDRYFLNQLDEGDWKEEIKYIQDRLTSELIDSTMKFLPDSVYADPSTAELTRSLKGRVKNLPVYALEYFRFLAGIVEIPASDKKEFFDIRHTKKGDIDLTIFNIRKDGSNGRKIYHRKFDHHITKEIRLYGFGGEDVFSINGTTKSSIKVRMVGGDDVDKFEVDENLKNKHKLYVYDRSDQENILPAPSLARLRLATDTAVNQYNKRSFLFDRLGPLFRINYNIDQGIQIGAGLVFEKQGFRKVPYAFKNEFWANYSTGRKSFILDYVGDFKKVFGLNDMEIDAHLLGPNNLSNFFGIGNNTRFINKGNRKMPYYRNRYDYLTADFKLKRKIRDNLTLFGGVSTEYYTSKQTNNLTRFLFDFNEANPQYQVFQDRVYAGLIAGWTYDSRDNISMPSKGLYWNTTFSAKEKLNGFSQSYGKLATEIRYYLSSKNSNFVMANRLGGGTTVGDPTFFQKMQLGGVRSLRGYHTNRFTGKTMMYHNLDLRMDILHFTSYIVPGTLGIIGFNDVGRVWEPDQSSKKWHDGYGGGLYVVPAELVLIQFVMGFSKEGSLPYISIGFSF, from the coding sequence ATGCAGGGAAATTCTACCAAAATTTACAATTCATTAATCTCATTTTTTCTGACAGTTTTATTTGTCGGTACTTCCTATGCGCAAAAATCTGCATCGGGTGATAGCATAAAAATCGCCATTGCACCGGAGTATAATGCTGTTGGTAAATCACACCGTTTTTTTCTGGGAGAAAATTACAGGAAACTCTGGGCTATGCCTGTTCCTATGCGGATACTTGATTTTTCCAAAGAACACGGTGGTCTGACGATTTTGAAACTGGGTGGAGGAATGCAAACACGTTCGCTGCGTCTGAAAGATTCTTCCGGTAAAGAATGGGTTTTGAGAACCATACAAAAATATCCGGAACGCGGACTGGCGGAAAATCTTAAACCTACTATTGCAAGAGATATTGTCCAGGATCAGGTTTCTACCGGTCATCCTTTTGGTGCTTTGGTCGCGCCTTCGCTGGCCGAAGCGTTGGGGTTACTTCATTCCAATCCTGAAATAGTATATGTTGGCAACGATCCGGGTTTGGGAGAATACCAGAAAGATTTTGCCAATGCGGCCTATTTATTTGAGGAAAGAAATCCTTTTGAAACAGAAAAAACGGATGCAACGGATAAAGCGCAGCGGAAGGTTCAGAATGATAATGATACCAATTTTGATGAAAAACTCACACTTCGAGCACGTTTGCTGGACATGGTCATCGGCGACTGGGACCGTCACGAAGATAACTGGCGCTGGCTCCCGGAGAAATCAAAAGGAGAAACCATTTACAGACCTATTCCAAGAGACAGAGATAAAGTTTTTTATAAAACCTCCGGACTCTTGCCCTGGTTTTTATCTCATCAATGGCTGAAATCCAACCTTCAGCCTTACAGTGAAAATATCAGGGATGTAAAAGGGTACAATTTCAATGCGCGGTACCTGGATCGTTATTTTTTGAATCAGCTGGATGAGGGTGACTGGAAAGAAGAAATAAAATATATTCAGGATAGGCTGACTTCTGAGCTTATCGACAGCACAATGAAGTTTTTACCAGATAGTGTTTATGCCGATCCAAGTACCGCAGAACTTACCAGATCTTTGAAAGGCCGGGTGAAAAATCTGCCGGTTTATGCTCTGGAATATTTTCGCTTTTTGGCTGGTATCGTAGAAATTCCGGCGTCAGATAAAAAGGAATTTTTTGATATTCGTCATACCAAAAAAGGTGATATTGATCTGACTATTTTCAATATCAGAAAAGACGGATCAAACGGAAGGAAAATTTATCACCGAAAATTTGATCATCACATTACGAAAGAAATCAGGCTTTACGGTTTTGGCGGGGAAGATGTTTTTTCTATAAATGGTACTACGAAATCTTCCATCAAAGTGAGAATGGTGGGTGGAGATGATGTTGATAAATTTGAGGTTGACGAAAACCTGAAAAATAAACATAAGCTTTATGTTTATGACAGGTCCGATCAGGAAAATATACTACCTGCTCCTTCACTTGCAAGGTTAAGGTTAGCAACCGATACCGCTGTCAATCAATACAACAAGAGAAGTTTTCTTTTCGATAGATTGGGGCCTCTTTTTCGTATCAATTACAATATTGACCAGGGAATTCAGATAGGTGCGGGCCTGGTTTTTGAAAAACAGGGATTCAGAAAAGTACCTTATGCTTTCAAAAATGAATTCTGGGCCAATTATTCTACCGGACGAAAATCTTTTATTCTGGATTATGTTGGAGATTTTAAGAAAGTGTTCGGGTTGAATGATATGGAAATTGACGCGCATTTATTAGGCCCGAATAATTTAAGTAACTTTTTTGGTATTGGTAATAATACCCGTTTTATCAATAAAGGAAACCGGAAAATGCCATACTATCGAAATCGATATGATTACCTGACGGCGGATTTTAAACTGAAAAGAAAAATCAGAGACAACCTGACCTTATTTGGAGGAGTTTCTACGGAATATTATACAAGTAAGCAGACCAATAATTTAACCCGTTTCCTGTTCGATTTTAATGAGGCAAATCCTCAGTACCAGGTTTTTCAAGATCGCGTTTATGCCGGTTTGATAGCGGGTTGGACTTATGATTCCCGGGACAATATTTCCATGCCTTCAAAGGGACTTTACTGGAATACAACTTTTTCAGCGAAGGAAAAGCTAAACGGTTTTTCTCAATCCTATGGCAAGCTGGCTACCGAGATCAGATATTATTTAAGTAGTAAAAATTCAAATTTCGTCATGGCAAATCGTCTTGGCGGCGGAACAACTGTGGGAGATCCAACTTTTTTCCAAAAAATGCAGTTGGGTGGTGTGCGCAGTCTTCGTGGATATCATACCAATCGGTTTACCGGAAAAACGATGATGTACCATAACCTTGATTTACGGATGGATATTCTGCATTTCACTTCTTACATCGTTCCGGGAACACTGGGTATTATTGGATTTAATGATGTGGGAAGAGTTTGGGAGCCCGACCAATCTTCAAAAAAATGGCACGATGGATACGGTGGCGGATTATATGTTGTTCCTGCCGAACTGGTTCTTATTCAATTTGTAATGGGTTTTTCCAAAGAAGGATCGCTTCCTTATATTTCAATCGGATTCAGTTTTTAG
- a CDS encoding energy transducer TonB, which translates to MIKFNTLIGLCLVGQFLHAQSLHSLDQDLAFNAVLHKYITYPQQAVEAKVYTRSIIYAHFNIDSLGHIQNIAILNPSQPDYGFDKQVKQALRHLPHLKPSYVGEYILPVRFVFAYTKGDIKSDTLIPSILTDEALKNAYPNMILLTERRIEAYIPMFTGNRR; encoded by the coding sequence ATGATAAAGTTCAATACTTTAATAGGACTCTGTCTTGTTGGTCAATTTTTACATGCGCAGTCACTTCATAGCCTTGATCAAGATCTTGCATTTAATGCTGTTTTACATAAATATATCACCTATCCTCAGCAAGCAGTTGAAGCAAAGGTCTACACACGATCAATTATTTACGCTCATTTTAATATCGATTCACTGGGTCACATACAGAATATAGCAATTTTAAATCCCAGTCAGCCAGATTATGGTTTTGACAAGCAAGTTAAACAAGCACTCCGCCATCTTCCACACCTGAAACCTTCTTATGTTGGGGAGTACATTCTTCCGGTTCGTTTTGTATTTGCTTACACAAAAGGAGACATAAAGTCAGACACATTGATACCAAGCATTTTAACTGATGAAGCCTTGAAAAACGCTTACCCTAACATGATACTTCTTACAGAAAGAAGAATTGAAGCATACATTCCAATGTTCACAGGTAACCGAAGATGA
- a CDS encoding acyl transferase, whose translation MRQELRRQIIDLDPSDFESLALLIFQYQAVNNPVYKEYISHLHIKTNEVNRLTDIPFLPIQFFKHHLIKSGIPPEPTVIFESSGTTGTATSRHALYDAPLYQSVSTRIFQQNYGHLDDFHMLVLLPSYLERNNSSLVYMMQHFIDQAKSPLSNFYLHNTEEMIEQLKNLAKNPDGRGILLMGVTFALLDLAESDIDFSFLKNIPNLKVMDTGGMKGRRQELLREEVHDILTGSFGVSKIHSEYGMTELLSQSYSQGDGLFYPGTTMRILLRDVNDPFSIYDHNLTGSKTGGINIIDLANLDSCSFIETQDLGRFGAEAGTFYVMGRFDNSDIRGCNLLVL comes from the coding sequence ATGCGTCAGGAACTTCGCCGGCAAATTATTGATCTGGACCCATCTGATTTCGAATCACTTGCATTGCTTATTTTTCAATATCAGGCTGTAAACAATCCTGTTTATAAGGAATATATTTCACATCTGCATATCAAAACGAATGAAGTTAACAGACTTACGGATATTCCTTTCCTTCCGATTCAATTCTTTAAACATCATTTAATTAAATCCGGAATTCCGCCTGAACCAACCGTAATTTTTGAAAGTAGCGGAACCACCGGTACTGCCACCAGCCGTCATGCTTTGTATGATGCTCCTCTCTACCAATCCGTCTCTACGCGCATCTTTCAGCAAAATTACGGGCATCTGGACGACTTCCATATGCTAGTTCTGCTACCATCATACCTTGAACGAAACAACTCGTCTCTGGTGTATATGATGCAGCATTTTATTGATCAGGCCAAGTCCCCGCTATCCAATTTTTATCTTCATAACACAGAAGAAATGATTGAACAGCTGAAAAATCTGGCCAAAAATCCGGACGGCCGAGGCATTTTATTGATGGGTGTAACCTTTGCACTTCTGGATCTGGCCGAAAGTGATATTGACTTTTCTTTTCTGAAAAATATTCCCAATCTGAAAGTGATGGATACCGGTGGGATGAAAGGTCGCCGGCAGGAATTACTTCGTGAGGAAGTCCATGATATTCTGACCGGAAGTTTCGGAGTTTCAAAAATTCATTCGGAATATGGAATGACAGAATTGCTTTCTCAAAGTTATTCTCAGGGCGACGGGTTATTTTACCCAGGCACTACCATGCGTATTCTTCTTCGTGATGTGAACGATCCTTTTTCAATTTATGACCACAATTTGACCGGATCCAAAACCGGCGGTATCAATATTATTGATCTGGCAAATCTTGACAGCTGTTCATTTATAGAAACCCAGGATCTTGGAAGATTTGGTGCAGAGGCTGGCACATTTTATGTCATGGGCCGTTTTGATAATTCTGATATCAGAGGATGCAATTTACTGGTTTTGTAA
- a CDS encoding gluconate 2-dehydrogenase subunit 3 family protein yields the protein MKRRDAIARVALLMGGTLSAPTMLAFLEGCKSSTETSTALTFPFSADQKNLVSEVAEIIIPKTDTPGAKDAKVGEFIEKMIKECYAGKDQDSFAKGLKELEKKDFLKASPADQTKILKELEASAKTDSEKATEERKKFTEAGKEYTDDQGVPFFKLIKELTLLGYFTSEPGATQALEYVAVPGRYDGCIDLKPGQKAWAM from the coding sequence ATGAAAAGACGTGACGCAATTGCCCGTGTGGCACTATTGATGGGTGGTACGCTTTCCGCCCCGACCATGCTGGCTTTTCTGGAGGGCTGCAAATCGTCGACGGAAACGTCGACTGCGCTGACTTTTCCTTTCTCGGCGGATCAAAAAAATTTAGTTTCCGAAGTTGCTGAAATCATTATTCCTAAAACTGATACACCTGGTGCGAAGGATGCCAAAGTTGGCGAGTTCATCGAGAAGATGATCAAAGAATGTTATGCAGGCAAGGATCAGGACAGTTTTGCAAAAGGTTTGAAAGAACTTGAAAAGAAAGATTTCCTGAAAGCTTCACCGGCAGATCAGACAAAGATTTTGAAAGAACTGGAAGCTTCTGCTAAAACAGATTCAGAAAAAGCGACTGAGGAACGTAAGAAATTCACAGAAGCAGGTAAAGAATATACTGATGATCAGGGTGTTCCTTTCTTCAAATTGATCAAAGAACTTACACTTTTGGGATATTTCACTTCTGAGCCAGGCGCTACGCAGGCATTGGAATACGTTGCAGTACCGGGCCGTTACGATGGCTGTATTGACTTGAAACCCGGACAGAAAGCCTGGGCAATGTAG
- a CDS encoding GMC family oxidoreductase: MNLNLKGQKEVTYDAIVVGSGISGGWAAKELTEKGLKVVMLERGRDIKHIEDYKTATLAPWELEHRGRVTTVAKEEYWAGMRTGYTANEEHRYLFENDKENPYKETRGFDWIRAYHVGGRSLLWGRQSYRLNPKDFEANAKDGISIDWPIRYNDIAPWYDYVEKFAGISGAKDGLDVLPDGNYLPPMQMNCVEKTVKGEIEKKFAGRHVIMGRAAHLTQPNAVHTELGRAACQFRNMCMRGCPYGAYFSTQAATLPAARKTGNLTLIPDTIVTEVIYDDKLGKATGVRTINQNTKETKEYFAKVIFLNASAIASASILLNSKSKRFPNGFGNESDQVGRNIMDHHLAVGARGDMEGYEDKYYFGRRANGIYVPRYRNWGDDKRDYLRGFGYQGGASRDSWGRGANIDGFGAEFKKEISQPGGWSMNLGGFGEMLPDEKNRFTLSTTEKDKWGLPVVVFDAAYGDNEKKMRVDMMNDAAEMLEAAGLKNVSKYNDESKHPGIGIHEMGTARMGNDPKTSVLNKNNQVWGAENVYMTDGAFMTSSSCVNPSLTYMAMTARAADHAVKELKKMNI; the protein is encoded by the coding sequence ATGAATTTAAACCTGAAAGGTCAAAAGGAAGTAACGTACGATGCAATCGTCGTTGGTTCTGGTATAAGCGGAGGATGGGCTGCTAAAGAGTTAACTGAAAAAGGACTGAAAGTGGTTATGCTCGAACGCGGGCGTGATATCAAACATATTGAAGATTACAAAACTGCCACACTGGCTCCCTGGGAACTTGAACACCGCGGCCGTGTAACAACCGTTGCGAAGGAAGAATACTGGGCTGGAATGCGTACAGGTTATACTGCCAATGAAGAGCACAGATATCTTTTTGAAAACGATAAGGAAAATCCTTATAAAGAAACAAGAGGATTTGACTGGATCCGGGCATACCACGTTGGTGGCCGCTCACTTTTGTGGGGACGCCAGAGCTATCGTCTGAATCCAAAAGATTTTGAGGCGAATGCAAAAGATGGTATTTCTATCGACTGGCCGATTCGTTATAACGATATCGCTCCGTGGTATGATTACGTAGAAAAATTCGCTGGTATCAGTGGTGCAAAAGATGGATTGGATGTGTTGCCGGATGGTAACTATCTTCCTCCTATGCAAATGAACTGTGTTGAAAAAACAGTAAAGGGAGAAATTGAAAAGAAATTTGCAGGCCGTCACGTGATCATGGGACGTGCTGCACATTTAACCCAGCCAAACGCAGTTCATACAGAATTGGGACGTGCTGCTTGTCAGTTCCGTAACATGTGTATGCGTGGCTGTCCATATGGTGCCTATTTCAGTACACAGGCCGCAACTTTACCGGCTGCAAGGAAAACCGGAAATCTTACTTTGATCCCTGATACAATTGTAACAGAGGTGATTTATGACGACAAGCTTGGCAAAGCAACCGGTGTTCGTACAATCAACCAGAACACGAAGGAAACCAAGGAATATTTCGCCAAGGTGATTTTCCTTAATGCTTCTGCTATTGCTTCTGCATCGATTCTTTTAAACTCGAAATCGAAAAGATTCCCGAACGGTTTCGGTAATGAAAGCGATCAGGTTGGCCGTAACATTATGGATCACCATCTTGCTGTTGGTGCCCGTGGTGATATGGAAGGATATGAGGATAAATATTATTTCGGACGTCGTGCAAATGGTATTTATGTTCCTCGTTACCGTAACTGGGGTGATGATAAACGTGATTATCTGAGAGGATTTGGGTACCAGGGTGGTGCTAGTCGCGACAGCTGGGGACGTGGAGCCAACATCGATGGTTTCGGTGCTGAATTCAAAAAAGAAATTTCTCAACCGGGCGGATGGAGCATGAATCTTGGTGGATTCGGCGAAATGCTTCCCGATGAGAAAAACCGTTTTACGCTTTCAACAACAGAAAAAGATAAATGGGGACTTCCGGTTGTCGTTTTCGATGCGGCTTATGGCGACAATGAAAAGAAAATGCGTGTTGATATGATGAACGATGCTGCCGAAATGTTAGAAGCGGCTGGTTTGAAAAACGTATCAAAATACAACGACGAATCTAAACACCCAGGAATTGGTATCCACGAAATGGGTACTGCTCGTATGGGTAACGATCCTAAAACTTCTGTTTTGAACAAAAACAACCAGGTTTGGGGTGCAGAAAATGTTTACATGACTGATGGTGCGTTTATGACATCTTCATCTTGTGTTAACCCGTCGCTTACTTACATGGCTATGACAGCACGTGCTGCCGACCATGCGGTGAAGGAGCTTAAAAAGATGAATATCTAA
- a CDS encoding acyltransferase family protein, translating to MKDFSLPAIPQRVSSVDAYRGFVMLLMMGEVLSFNKVSEALPGSAFWAFLHYQQSHVSWVGCSLHDLIQPSFSFLVGVALPYSMASRASRQQTTGMMWFHTFRRSLILILLGIFLRSMHREQTNFTFEDTLTQIGLGYPFLFALGFRSERVQWTALAFLLLGYGIFFAVYPLPGPYFDWAETGTTADWEHNLQGFAAHWNKNTNAAWAFDRWFMNLFPRESPFHFNGGGYSTLSFIPTLGTMTLGLIAGKWLKTAESSSWLVKRFVITAAILFVIGITLNLTGINPIVKRIWTPAWTLFSGGWCFILLAGFYFIVDVKENKSWFLPLIVIGTNSIAAYIFAHTINDFIDQSFRINISQNYDLIFGEAYRTLVSGGIILLVEFWILYWMYKKKLFIKI from the coding sequence TTGAAAGATTTTTCTTTACCAGCCATTCCTCAGCGCGTTTCTTCCGTTGATGCGTACCGCGGCTTTGTAATGCTGCTCATGATGGGCGAAGTTTTAAGTTTTAATAAAGTTTCAGAGGCTCTCCCGGGAAGTGCTTTTTGGGCTTTTCTTCACTATCAGCAAAGCCATGTTTCCTGGGTAGGATGTTCATTACACGACTTGATTCAACCATCCTTTTCGTTTCTGGTTGGCGTAGCACTTCCCTATTCCATGGCCAGTAGAGCCAGCAGGCAGCAGACAACAGGTATGATGTGGTTTCATACTTTCAGGCGGTCACTGATTTTGATTTTGCTGGGTATTTTTTTACGCTCCATGCATCGGGAACAGACCAATTTTACATTCGAAGATACATTAACACAAATCGGTCTGGGTTATCCATTTTTATTCGCTTTGGGCTTCCGTTCCGAACGCGTACAATGGACAGCTTTGGCGTTTCTGCTTTTGGGATACGGAATATTTTTCGCAGTTTATCCCTTACCTGGTCCATACTTCGATTGGGCTGAAACAGGCACAACAGCCGATTGGGAACATAATTTACAAGGGTTCGCGGCTCACTGGAATAAGAACACAAACGCCGCCTGGGCATTTGACAGGTGGTTTATGAATCTTTTTCCAAGAGAAAGTCCTTTTCATTTTAATGGCGGCGGATATAGCACGCTTAGTTTTATACCAACCTTGGGAACAATGACTTTGGGGTTAATTGCCGGAAAATGGCTAAAAACTGCGGAATCTTCCTCCTGGCTTGTAAAACGTTTTGTGATTACCGCAGCAATACTTTTTGTGATTGGGATTACTTTGAATCTTACGGGAATCAATCCAATCGTAAAACGTATCTGGACGCCTGCATGGACATTGTTTAGCGGAGGATGGTGTTTTATTCTGTTAGCCGGTTTTTATTTTATTGTCGATGTAAAAGAAAACAAGTCCTGGTTTTTGCCCTTGATCGTGATCGGTACAAACTCCATCGCAGCCTATATTTTCGCCCATACCATTAATGATTTTATCGACCAGTCTTTCCGGATCAATATCAGCCAGAATTATGATTTGATATTTGGAGAGGCTTACCGCACGCTTGTGAGTGGCGGTATTATTTTGCTTGTGGAATTCTGGATTTTATACTGGATGTACAAAAAGAAACTATTTATCAAGATCTAA